In Canis lupus baileyi chromosome 15, mCanLup2.hap1, whole genome shotgun sequence, one genomic interval encodes:
- the LOC140605416 gene encoding ubiquitin carboxyl-terminal hydrolase 17-like protein 6: MEAAHLHPSEEPQFSVSPKPQSCWSRRGGAEVHGGPSVPETTSPASKTLSSPTDPLAPGSAGLPPTKTPLSWKSLSQVGAGLQNMGNTCYVNATLQCLTYTEPLASYMLSQQHGTTCRRQTSCMLCTLQAHLTRVLCHPGRVLRPLPLLLAAFHRHKQEDAHEYLMFILDAMQQACLPEDKPSDPECPQDSTLIQQLFGGYWRSQIQCLHCQGISSTLEPYLDISLDIGAAHSVSQALEQLVKPELLEGENAYHCSKCLEKVPASKVLTLHTSPKVLILVLRRFSDLTGNKMTKEMQYPERLDMQHCLSEQRAGPLVYVLYAVLVHAGRSCHSGHYFCFVKAGNGQWYKMDDAKVSTCDVTCALRQPAYVLFYMQKTDLERDLGRESVKEGRLASPEADPTVVGEASGEPATDPSVNHPELEERGEETSKQQMTLDQWRCLQECNRPQPELNVRRREIALPANAVILHHSKYRPETPKNHSQATVDLLTTAAGMLPPQVAGDVPKAPRVPGRARPTKRMSKKGQRSGEAVQGCVS, from the coding sequence ATGGAggctgcccacctccacccctcagaGGAGCCTCAGTTCAGCGTCTCTCCCAAACCCCAGTCATGCTGGTCAAGGAGAGGCGGTGCTGAAGTCCACGGAGGACCCTCTGTGCCCGAGACGACATCCCCTGCATCAAAGACGCTCTCCTCCCCGACTGACCCGTTGGCTCCCGGATCAGCAGGGCTGCCTCCCACCAAGACGCCTCTGAGTTGGAAGAGCCTTTCCCAGGTGGGAGCCGGGCTTCAGAACATGGGCAACACTTGCTATGTGAATGCGACCCTACAGTGTCTGACCTACACAGAGCCCCTCGCCAGCTACATGCTGTCCCAGCAGCACGGGACCACCTGTAGGAGGCAGACATCCTGCATGCTGTGTACCCTGCAGGCTCACCTGACGCGGGTTCTCTGCCATCCTGGACGTGTGCTCCGGCCCCTGCCACTCCTGCTCGCCGCCTTCCACAGACACAAGCAGGAAGATGCCCATGAGTACCTCATGTTCATTCTGGATGCAATGCAGCAAGCGTGCTTGCCTGAGGACAAGCCTTCAGACCCTGAGTGTCCTCAGGACAGCACCCTCATCCAGCAACTCTTTGGGGGGTACTGGAGGTCTCAAATCCAGTGTCTCCACTGCCAAGGCATTTCGAGCACTCTGgaaccttacctggacatcagccTGGACATCGGGGCTGCTCACAGTGTCAGCCAAGCTTTGGAGCAGTTGGTGAAGCCCGAACTGCTGGAAGGTGAAAATGCCTACCATTGTAGTAAGTGTCTGGAGAAGGTGCCTGCTTCCAAGGTGTTGACTTTGCACACTTCCCCGAAGGTCCTCATCCTGGTCTTGAGACGATTCTCAGACTTGACAGGCAACAAAATGACTAAGGAGATGCAATATCCTGAGCGCCTTGACATGCAACACTGCctgtctgagcagagggcaggaccctTGGTTTATGTGCTCTATGCCGTGCTGGTGCACGCTGGGAGGAGTTGCCACAGCGGACATTACTTCTGTTTTGTAAAGGCAGGAAATGGCCAGTGGTATAAAATGGATGATGCTAAGGTCAGCACCTGTGATGTGACTTGCGCGCTGCGCCAACCTGCCTATGTCCTCTTTTATATGCAGAAGACTGATCTGGAGAGAGACCTTGGGAGGGAGTCAGTCAAGGAGGGAAGACTCGCATCTCCCGAGGCAGACCCCACAGTGgtgggtgaggcctcaggagagccGGCAACCGATCCTTCCGTGAACCATCCTGAGTTGGAGGAGCGTGGGGAAGAGACCTCAAAGCAACAAATGACATTAGACCAGTGGAGATGCCTCCAAGAATGCAACCGCCCTCAGCCTGAACTCaatgtcaggagaagagaaattgctcTTCCTGCGAACGCAGTCATCCTTCACCACTCCAAATACAGACCTGAGACGCCGAAGAATCATTCTCAGGCGACCGTCGACCTGCTCACCACTGCGGCTGGGATGCTCCCACCTCAGGTGGCCGGTGACGTGCCCAAAGCCCCGCGTGTGCCAGGGAGAGCCCGACCTACCAAGAGGATgagcaagaagggacagaggtCTGGGGAAGCAGTCCAGGGATGTGTCTCCTAA